In the Muricauda sp. MAR_2010_75 genome, one interval contains:
- a CDS encoding MoxR family ATPase, protein MEENEQQEDALQFNSRIELTQLQEAVSQIKSELGKVIIGQQDMIELLIVSILANGHSLIEGVPGVAKTVTAKLLAKTMNVDFSRIQFTPDLMPSDILGTSVFNVKTSEFEFKKGPLFSNIILIDEINRAPAKTQAALFEAMAERQITMDGTEYAMQPPFLVFATQNPIEQEGTYRLPEAQLDRFLFKINVNYPSLEEEIRILESKHEQKTKIEEELINSLLSGQQIADYQKIIKEIIVEKNLLKYIASIVDNTRTNANLYLGASPRASIAIMDASKALAAIRGRDFITPDDIKKVAGPVLGHRIMLTPEREMEGLTSQQVVNQIVDSIEIPR, encoded by the coding sequence ATGGAAGAAAACGAACAACAGGAAGACGCTTTGCAATTCAACAGCCGGATTGAACTGACCCAACTGCAGGAGGCCGTTTCGCAAATTAAATCAGAATTGGGAAAAGTAATCATTGGTCAGCAAGATATGATCGAATTGCTCATCGTATCCATATTGGCCAACGGGCATTCGCTCATTGAAGGGGTTCCTGGAGTGGCCAAGACGGTGACCGCCAAATTATTGGCCAAAACCATGAACGTGGATTTTAGTCGAATCCAGTTCACCCCAGATTTAATGCCCAGTGATATTTTGGGAACATCGGTCTTTAATGTCAAAACCTCTGAGTTTGAGTTTAAAAAAGGCCCCCTGTTCTCCAATATCATTTTAATTGATGAGATCAACCGGGCGCCGGCAAAAACACAGGCCGCCCTATTTGAGGCCATGGCGGAGCGGCAAATTACCATGGATGGGACGGAGTATGCCATGCAACCACCCTTTTTGGTGTTTGCCACCCAAAACCCCATTGAGCAAGAAGGCACCTACCGCCTGCCCGAAGCCCAATTGGATCGTTTTCTGTTCAAAATCAATGTGAATTACCCCTCCTTGGAAGAGGAAATACGGATTTTGGAAAGCAAACACGAGCAGAAGACCAAAATTGAAGAAGAATTGATCAACAGCTTGCTTTCCGGCCAACAGATAGCAGACTATCAAAAGATCATCAAGGAAATCATTGTTGAAAAAAACCTGCTCAAATACATCGCCTCCATTGTGGACAACACCCGAACCAATGCCAATCTGTATTTAGGGGCGTCACCAAGGGCATCCATTGCCATCATGGATGCATCAAAGGCTTTGGCCGCCATAAGAGGTCGGGATTTTATTACCCCAGACGATATCAAAAAAGTGGCGGGCCCGGTTTTGGGACATAGGATTATGCTGACCCCGGAACGTGAAATGGAAGGATTGACCTCGCAACAAGTGGTCAATCAAATTGTAGACAGTATAGAAATTCCCAGATAA
- a CDS encoding DUF4350 domain-containing protein — protein sequence MDRRSKIVIALFALVVVVIIITEIARPKPINWRPSYTATDKIPFGCYVLYNELPTIFPNNSIETVEKSVYDLMADRDSTVASNYIFINEYIELDEQETNQLLNYVDQGNTVFISATNFGWPLLDTLNITLASDYNLKEGTAILNLTHNRFNGEEFKLSRGVFNSHFTSVDSTNTTILGHITYTKENFLEEQPEVTVTKPNFIKTQFGKGHFIISSTPQAYSNFYMLKGNQDYVAHTFSYLQDHGLLYWDNYKKAGRIIINSPMRFVLTQDALKWAYYLGVLGILLFVLFRGKREQRIIPVIEPLKNSSVEFAQAVGSLYHQNKDHTDLIHKKLNYFLAYLRNRYHIDTSQLDEKTIQVLASRAGKDVGEIKNLIEYILSLKNKSTHTEQDSIEFNKRINAFKQ from the coding sequence ATGGACCGGAGATCTAAAATAGTCATTGCGCTTTTTGCCTTGGTTGTGGTGGTGATAATCATCACCGAAATAGCCCGCCCCAAACCCATTAATTGGAGACCCTCTTACACGGCAACGGATAAAATTCCCTTTGGTTGCTATGTGCTTTATAACGAATTGCCCACAATATTCCCTAACAATTCCATTGAAACCGTTGAAAAAAGTGTGTATGACCTTATGGCGGATCGGGATAGTACTGTTGCCTCCAACTATATTTTTATCAACGAATATATTGAGCTGGACGAACAGGAGACCAACCAACTTTTGAATTATGTGGATCAGGGAAACACCGTTTTTATTTCGGCAACAAATTTCGGATGGCCTTTGTTGGACACCTTAAATATTACCCTGGCTTCGGACTACAACCTAAAAGAAGGCACCGCCATCCTTAATTTGACCCATAATAGATTCAATGGCGAGGAATTTAAACTCTCTCGTGGAGTGTTCAACTCCCATTTTACCAGTGTCGACTCAACGAACACCACCATTTTGGGTCATATCACCTATACCAAGGAAAACTTTTTGGAAGAGCAGCCTGAAGTAACCGTTACCAAACCCAATTTCATCAAGACCCAATTTGGAAAAGGACATTTTATCATCAGTAGTACCCCACAGGCCTATTCCAATTTTTATATGCTCAAAGGAAATCAGGACTACGTGGCGCACACCTTTTCGTACCTACAGGACCATGGGCTCCTGTATTGGGACAATTATAAAAAAGCAGGGCGTATTATCATAAATTCACCCATGCGCTTTGTTTTGACGCAGGACGCCTTAAAATGGGCCTATTATCTGGGTGTTTTGGGCATTTTGTTGTTTGTCCTGTTCCGAGGGAAGCGGGAACAACGTATCATACCAGTGATAGAACCCTTAAAAAACTCTTCCGTGGAGTTTGCCCAAGCCGTTGGGTCTTTGTACCATCAAAACAAAGACCACACAGACTTAATCCATAAAAAATTGAACTACTTTTTGGCCTATTTACGGAATCGGTACCATATTGACACCTCCCAACTCGATGAAAAAACCATTCAAGTTTTGGCTTCCAGGGCAGGTAAAGACGTGGGAGAAATCAAAAATTTGATTGAATATATCCTTTCCCTAAAGAACAAAAGTACCCATACGGAACAGGACAGTATAGAATTCAATAAAAGAATAAACGCATTTAAGCAGTAA
- a CDS encoding RDD family protein yields the protein MGNLQINTTQNVNLDYKIVSIGERIVAFLIDGFILYMYAYLVNLIGDAIGYVYEDAWTQRGLVALIFLPAMFYSLLMHSLFNGQTVGKMLMKMRVVRLDGTPVHWSNLLVRWMLRLVDIWIFLGSIGILSILFSEKRQRVGDAAAGTVVISTKKKTKVSHTILEEINEEYVPQFTNVTLLTDKDVRLIKETFYIAKKSGDFRTLTALRVKVESILQTNSKLYDVPFIDTVLKDYNYYTQKM from the coding sequence ATGGGTAACCTCCAAATCAATACAACGCAAAATGTCAACTTAGATTATAAGATCGTAAGCATTGGTGAACGTATTGTGGCATTTTTGATTGATGGATTCATTCTTTATATGTATGCCTACTTGGTGAATCTCATAGGTGATGCCATTGGGTATGTGTATGAAGATGCTTGGACCCAGCGTGGACTGGTAGCCCTGATTTTTCTGCCAGCCATGTTCTATTCGCTTTTGATGCACAGCCTTTTCAACGGACAGACCGTGGGCAAGATGTTGATGAAGATGCGTGTGGTACGGTTGGATGGCACACCGGTACATTGGAGCAATTTGTTGGTGCGATGGATGCTTCGGCTGGTGGACATTTGGATTTTTTTGGGCTCCATTGGCATATTGAGCATCCTATTTTCTGAAAAAAGACAACGAGTGGGCGATGCCGCTGCGGGTACGGTGGTCATCAGCACCAAAAAAAAGACCAAGGTTTCGCATACTATTTTGGAAGAAATCAATGAAGAGTATGTGCCGCAGTTTACCAATGTGACCTTGTTGACGGACAAGGATGTACGATTGATCAAGGAAACCTTTTATATCGCCAAAAAGAGTGGGGATTTTAGGACATTGACGGCGCTTCGGGTGAAGGTCGAGAGTATCCTTCAGACCAATTCCAAACTCTATGATGTCCCTTTCATAGATACGGTTTTAAAAGATTATAATTACTATACCCAAAAAATGTAG
- a CDS encoding DUF4129 domain-containing protein → MIQRISVIFLLFWASLSTAQNDTISIPIDEGSTLTERQIDGDLSQKYTGEEFNYDVKTGESANLLARFIRWILNSLGETFGLDISPQTLLILEYTIYVLMGTLVIYLLVRVFINEKFNAIFSKKAKSIVDIDLAEQHIESIDLDALMNDAVKNKDYRLAVRYQFLKILKLLSQNNIIDWHFEKTNVDYEREIKEGSLQTEFKKASYLYENIWYGEQPIDENGYAKTSLRFTSLNNLIRQ, encoded by the coding sequence GTGATCCAACGTATTTCAGTCATATTTCTTTTGTTTTGGGCTTCATTATCCACTGCCCAAAACGATACCATTTCAATACCTATTGATGAAGGTTCCACTTTGACCGAACGCCAAATCGATGGGGACCTAAGCCAAAAATACACGGGTGAGGAATTCAATTATGATGTAAAAACCGGGGAATCTGCCAATCTATTGGCACGTTTCATCCGATGGATTTTGAACAGCCTCGGAGAGACTTTTGGTTTGGACATTTCCCCCCAAACATTGCTCATTCTGGAATATACCATCTATGTTCTCATGGGTACCCTTGTCATTTACTTGTTGGTGCGGGTGTTCATCAATGAAAAGTTCAACGCTATTTTTTCCAAAAAAGCGAAGTCTATTGTAGATATTGATTTAGCAGAACAGCATATTGAATCCATAGATTTGGATGCCTTGATGAACGATGCCGTAAAGAACAAAGATTACCGACTTGCGGTACGTTATCAGTTTCTCAAAATCCTGAAACTGCTTTCCCAAAATAATATCATCGATTGGCATTTCGAAAAAACCAATGTGGACTATGAACGTGAAATAAAAGAGGGGAGCCTCCAAACTGAATTCAAAAAGGCATCCTATCTCTACGAGAACATATGGTACGGTGAGCAACCCATTGATGAAAACGGGTATGCCAAAACCAGTTTACGCTTCACCAGTTTGAACAATTTAATACGGCAATGA
- a CDS encoding stage II sporulation protein M: MREAAFVKQNKEKWIAFEKAIALGSHTDPDALVDGYIQLTNDLAYAQTYYAESKTLLYLNSLASQAHQKIYRNKKESGNRIVEFWAREFPLFFKQYHKTLLVAFLIFMVASAIGCISALNDSSFVRLILGDAYVNETLNNIAMGEPTAIYKSGSEVGTFLGITINNIRVGFLAFAFGVITSIGTAYILFSNGVMLGAFITFFYTKGVFFEANRQIWLHGTIEISVIIIAGCAGLIMGNSILFPKTFSRRVSFMKGAKDGLKVVVSTIPFFIIAGFIEGFITRYATMPDWLAFLIIGGSLCLIIYYYIIYPILLNRSYEGQVPRT, encoded by the coding sequence ATGCGCGAGGCTGCCTTTGTGAAACAAAATAAGGAAAAATGGATTGCATTTGAAAAAGCAATCGCATTGGGTTCCCATACCGACCCCGATGCCCTTGTGGATGGCTACATCCAGCTCACAAACGATTTGGCCTATGCACAGACGTATTACGCAGAAAGCAAGACTTTATTGTATCTGAATTCTCTAGCCTCACAGGCGCATCAAAAAATATATAGGAACAAAAAAGAATCCGGAAACCGGATCGTTGAGTTTTGGGCACGGGAGTTTCCGCTTTTTTTCAAGCAATACCACAAGACACTGTTGGTGGCTTTCCTGATTTTTATGGTGGCCTCCGCTATTGGATGTATCTCCGCCCTTAACGACTCATCTTTTGTGCGTCTAATACTAGGTGATGCCTATGTAAATGAAACCTTGAACAATATTGCCATGGGTGAACCCACGGCCATTTACAAAAGTGGCAGTGAGGTGGGAACATTTTTGGGGATCACCATAAATAATATTCGAGTGGGGTTTCTGGCCTTTGCCTTTGGGGTAATTACCAGTATTGGAACAGCCTATATCCTGTTCAGCAATGGAGTGATGTTGGGCGCGTTCATCACCTTTTTTTATACCAAAGGGGTGTTTTTTGAGGCCAACCGACAAATTTGGCTGCATGGTACCATCGAAATTTCGGTGATCATTATTGCCGGATGTGCCGGACTTATTATGGGCAACAGTATCTTATTTCCCAAAACATTTTCAAGAAGGGTTTCCTTTATGAAAGGTGCAAAGGATGGGCTCAAAGTAGTAGTGAGCACCATTCCCTTTTTCATTATTGCCGGGTTTATCGAAGGATTCATTACCCGCTATGCCACCATGCCGGATTGGCTGGCCTTTTTAATCATTGGTGGGTCGCTTTGCCTTATAATTTACTATTATATCATATATCCAATCTTACTAAACCGGTCTTATGAAGGACAAGTACCTAGAACTTAG
- a CDS encoding DUF58 domain-containing protein, which yields MTVLILGFVVSFMVPVLYGAIKVLFFVFVLFFTVDALLLFASKGKIEGKRVLPDKLSNGDDNPIQLKVANTYLFPVIVKLIDEIPFQFQKRDFGLTSKISSGGNKVYNYQLRPTERGVYSFGSLNIFAVSPIGLLAKKYLFDQAQEVPVYPSFLQLQKYDLIAFTNRLHEYGLKKIRRIGHTMEFEQIKDYVLGDDIRNINWKATAKRGQLMVNQYQDEKSQPIYSVIDKGRVMKMPFNGLSLLDYAINATLVISNIALKKQDKAGMFSFSNKIENRVVAERRSAQMNLILETLYNLDTNFIESDFSRLYIDVKRNLNQRSLLLLYTNFETLDALHRQLPYLVAMAKQHLLVVIFFENTELNEFANQKANTVHQIFEQTIAEKFIYEKRLIVNELRKHGIQTILTKPEDLTINTINKYLEIKARGLI from the coding sequence TTGACAGTCCTAATTTTGGGCTTTGTTGTCTCGTTTATGGTACCGGTCCTATATGGAGCTATTAAAGTGCTGTTCTTTGTTTTTGTTCTTTTCTTTACTGTTGATGCACTCCTATTGTTTGCTTCCAAGGGAAAAATTGAAGGCAAACGTGTATTGCCGGACAAACTTTCCAATGGTGATGACAATCCCATTCAATTGAAAGTGGCCAACACCTACCTTTTTCCCGTCATAGTGAAACTAATTGATGAGATTCCATTTCAATTTCAAAAACGGGATTTTGGCCTGACCAGCAAGATTTCCAGTGGCGGAAACAAAGTTTATAATTATCAATTACGCCCAACCGAACGGGGAGTATATTCTTTTGGTAGTTTAAATATTTTTGCGGTTTCACCCATTGGCCTTTTGGCCAAAAAATATTTGTTCGATCAAGCGCAGGAAGTACCTGTTTACCCATCCTTCCTACAATTGCAGAAATACGACCTGATTGCTTTCACCAATCGACTTCACGAGTATGGTCTCAAAAAAATCCGGAGGATTGGCCATACCATGGAGTTTGAACAAATCAAGGATTATGTTTTGGGGGACGACATCCGAAACATCAACTGGAAGGCCACGGCCAAACGAGGGCAACTTATGGTGAACCAGTACCAGGATGAAAAATCCCAACCAATCTATTCCGTAATAGACAAGGGCCGGGTTATGAAAATGCCCTTCAATGGGTTGAGTCTATTGGATTATGCTATCAATGCCACTTTGGTCATCAGCAACATCGCCCTCAAAAAACAGGATAAGGCGGGAATGTTCTCCTTTAGCAATAAAATTGAAAATCGGGTGGTGGCCGAGCGGAGAAGCGCCCAAATGAATCTTATTCTGGAGACCCTTTACAATCTGGACACCAATTTTATTGAAAGTGATTTCAGCAGGCTTTATATTGATGTAAAACGGAACCTCAACCAACGGAGTTTGTTGTTGCTGTACACCAATTTTGAAACCTTGGATGCGCTCCATCGGCAGCTCCCCTATTTGGTGGCCATGGCCAAGCAGCATTTGTTGGTGGTCATATTTTTTGAAAATACCGAGCTCAATGAATTTGCGAATCAAAAAGCCAATACAGTACACCAAATCTTTGAACAAACCATAGCGGAAAAGTTCATTTATGAAAAAAGGCTCATTGTAAACGAGTTACGGAAACATGGTATACAGACCATCTTGACCAAACCTGAGGATTTGACCATCAATACCATCAACAAATATTTGGAAATAAAGGCGAGAGGGCTTATTTAA
- a CDS encoding nitronate monooxygenase family protein — MHNRITRLFGIEYPIIQAGMVWASGWRLASAVSNAGGLGLLGAGSMYPEVLEEHIEKCKKATDKPFGVNVPMLYPDIDRLMQIIVDQKVKIVFTSAGNPKTWTPFLKEKGITVVHVVSSVKFALKAHEAGVDAIVAEGFEAGGHNGRDETTTMVLIPSVKEKINIPLIAAGGIATGRAMLAAMVLGADGVQVGSRFVASPEASSHELFKQWVVNAKEGDTHLTLKELAPVRLLKNKFYQDVQEAYAKGASVEELKTLLGRARAKKGMFEGDMEEGELEIGQVSGLIHDIKPAAEIVQNLVQEFNLAKKEVQGL; from the coding sequence GTGCACAACAGAATCACGCGACTTTTTGGAATAGAATACCCCATCATTCAAGCTGGAATGGTCTGGGCCAGTGGTTGGCGTTTGGCGTCGGCTGTTTCCAATGCGGGCGGATTGGGATTATTGGGTGCAGGTAGTATGTACCCTGAAGTCCTTGAAGAACACATTGAAAAATGTAAAAAAGCCACGGATAAACCTTTTGGGGTGAACGTTCCCATGCTATATCCAGATATTGACCGGTTGATGCAGATTATTGTCGACCAAAAGGTCAAGATTGTGTTCACGTCGGCAGGAAACCCTAAAACCTGGACCCCTTTTCTTAAAGAAAAGGGCATCACCGTGGTTCATGTAGTGAGCAGTGTAAAGTTTGCGTTGAAAGCCCACGAAGCTGGAGTGGATGCCATTGTGGCTGAAGGTTTTGAAGCGGGTGGGCATAATGGAAGGGATGAGACCACGACTATGGTGCTTATCCCATCAGTAAAAGAGAAAATCAATATTCCATTGATAGCGGCAGGGGGAATTGCCACGGGTAGGGCTATGTTGGCGGCCATGGTGCTTGGTGCCGATGGTGTTCAGGTGGGGAGCCGGTTTGTGGCCAGTCCAGAAGCATCCTCCCATGAGCTCTTTAAACAATGGGTGGTAAATGCAAAGGAAGGAGACACCCATCTCACCCTCAAGGAATTGGCACCGGTACGACTCCTCAAAAACAAATTCTATCAAGATGTGCAAGAGGCGTATGCCAAAGGCGCATCTGTTGAGGAGTTGAAAACCTTGTTGGGTAGGGCACGGGCCAAAAAAGGCATGTTTGAAGGCGATATGGAAGAAGGAGAACTCGAAATTGGACAGGTTTCGGGGTTGATCCATGATATTAAACCAGCTGCGGAGATTGTCCAAAATCTCGTGCAAGAGTTCAATTTGGCCAAAAAAGAGGTGCAGGGCCTTTAA
- a CDS encoding trimeric intracellular cation channel family protein — protein MLYQTIDILGTVAFAISGVLVAMEKRLDLFGVLIIAFVTAIGGGTLRDLLIGNTPVAWMMDITYMITIFIAVVLAIIFVNQLKYLRRSLFLFDTIGIGLYTMVGVEKGLQAELLPVVCIALGTMTACFGGVIRDMLCNEIPIIFRRKEIYATTCILGGASYFLFTGLSMREDYAYIAAILVVIALRTLAVLFGIRLPNIYKEKA, from the coding sequence ATGCTCTATCAGACCATAGATATTTTGGGGACAGTGGCCTTTGCCATTTCCGGAGTTTTGGTAGCCATGGAAAAGCGGCTGGACTTGTTTGGGGTGCTCATTATTGCTTTTGTGACGGCTATTGGGGGTGGAACGCTGCGGGATCTTCTTATTGGTAATACACCTGTGGCTTGGATGATGGATATCACCTATATGATCACCATTTTCATAGCCGTTGTATTAGCCATCATTTTTGTGAACCAACTCAAATATCTTAGACGCTCATTGTTTTTGTTTGATACCATCGGAATTGGTTTGTATACCATGGTAGGGGTGGAGAAGGGGTTGCAGGCCGAGCTGTTGCCCGTGGTATGTATAGCATTGGGCACCATGACCGCCTGTTTTGGTGGAGTGATTCGGGATATGCTATGCAATGAAATTCCAATTATTTTCCGTAGGAAGGAAATTTACGCAACTACGTGCATTTTGGGTGGAGCAAGTTATTTTCTCTTCACAGGGCTCTCCATGAGGGAAGATTATGCCTACATAGCCGCTATTTTGGTGGTTATTGCCCTGAGAACATTGGCCGTGCTTTTTGGGATACGATTGCCCAACATCTACAAAGAAAAAGCATAA